A single genomic interval of Helianthus annuus cultivar XRQ/B chromosome 13, HanXRQr2.0-SUNRISE, whole genome shotgun sequence harbors:
- the LOC118485603 gene encoding uncharacterized protein LOC118485603 yields the protein MHPHNRGYDPNNPFAFQENNPSPPPNRPMPRPFFIHSPMPLEASYASYLGNRVFTNFPHTDDSIPTPFTQTPINLSPTSIDLSQTETVPKTQPPNDGPSASIVSKKRSHKKKTEAEKALETVKRKQQKWVVNEELALARAWCQQSLHPTLGKSQHRTHLWEAVSKAFHEEM from the exons atgcatcctcataaccgtggttatgacccgaacaacccgtttgcattccaagaaaataatcctagcccaccacccaatcgtccaatgcctcgtccatttttcatacactccCCTATGCCCCTTGAAGCGAGTTATGCATCGTATCTCGGGAATCGTGtgtttactaacttcccacacaccgacgattcgatacctaccccgtttacacaaacgcccatcaacctttcaccaacctccatcgacctttcacaaaccgaaaccgtccccaaaactcaaccacccaacgaTGGTCCTTCCGCCTCAATAGTTTCCAAaaagagaagtcataagaaaaaaaccgaggcggagaaagcacttgaaaccgtcaaacgaaaacaacaaaaatgggtcgttaatgaagaacttgcattggcgagggcttggtgtCAACAATCTCTACATCCAACTTTAG gaaaatCTCAACATCGAACCCATTTGTGGGAAGCGGTTAGTAAAGCATTCCATGAAGAAATGTGA